The Brassica napus cultivar Da-Ae chromosome C7, Da-Ae, whole genome shotgun sequence genomic interval CATCTGGTCTAGAAGATTGGTGTAAACCAAGCCGGTTTGTGGGTCGGTATAAGTTGAATTGGATTCGAACAGAGCGAAATCCAAATCGTTGTTAACCGGATCAGTGGACCAAGGGAAGTAAGGGTAAACatcaaggaagaagaaagagtttGTTCCGTTGAGAAACTTCAGCAACGGTAACATCACCGGAGCGGCGACTTCTTCCCGGAATGCACCACTCGACGGAGGATAACTTGATCGGAGAACATCCATGGCGAGTGGTGTCCCGACTTTGATGTTGTGTATCCCTCTTGCTCTAAGAGAGTTCACGATCTTACGCATCGCCGGGACAAGGTTAGCCCAGGTTTGCTTGTCTTGGTCGGAGTTGTAGCTGAGGATCTCGTTTCCGACAAGGACGAATCTGATTCTTGTTTGTGGGTAGTGAGGAAGGACGTTGGTGTTGACCCAATTGTCTGCGGCGGTTTGGTCGGCGCCTATTGTAATTATTTGGTTGTTAGGGACCATGATTGTGACGTAAAGATTGGTCTTAGAGAGGAGCGTTAAGGTTTCTTGATCGGCGTCGTAGAGTTTGACGTGGCCTGCTTTAAGGGTTTTGATGAGGTTTATTGATTGGTAAGGAGATGGGAGATTGTTTCCTGATCTTCCATAGCTTATCCCAATTCTACTTGCGAGTGATGACAATGTTTTGTTGTTACCAATTGCGTAGCAACTAGAACCTGATTAAAAAGAAGACATAGTTATGGTGAGTGAAGTGTGTTTTGATACTTGAATCGCAATATAATTGCAATGAGACTTACTTGATAGGACAATGAGAGTGAAGAGGAACAGAACAAAATAAGCCATTGGAGATGACATGCTGGATTGGTAAGTTGAatttaggatgaagaagaagagacttgTTGAAGGGGTATTTAAGAGGTGATAATGGGACTGTGTTTTTTTAAGGATTAAGATATAAGCAATCACTCATGCAAGAAAAGCTTTTCATCAAACTATTAATTGTTTCTTGAACCCTTGCAGTTCTttggtgtttctttttttgcttgGTTATTTAATTTGTCTTAGTGAGTATGAGAGATTAAAGAAGACTAGTTGGTTGACTTGTCCAAAGGTGACCAAGAACCGCTTTGCCAATTAGTATTCACTCAAAGATTGTAGATGTAATGCTAattgttctttttgtttctcttatcGAGTTTTAAATTATTGCTAATCAAGAaaagttttattatttacattatatactttttgatcaaaaataatattttcttacatGAAGAGTTCTATATACCATTTTTTGGACAAATTTGCCATACCCTTTAAACAACATTTTTAACTTGATCAAAACAACATGTTTTGCCAGACAAAAaagaaatatgtttttataaatacttttacaaaaaaaaagttttttttttttaacactgatttattatgatctacaattatgatataggaaatattacatagacgattcgacaaccgacaatactaacTGTCTTATGAAAACCTACGCCTAACTGTATCACTTGAGCCGTGTTAaaagttttcttttacattGCTGATCttaattttaatgtaaattttatcatcgctaaaaaaaaactcttgtagtacattgaaaattattaaagagaaaatttcagaaatataatatttatttacacGGATACTATTATCTAATAAGATATCCCACCAACCGTGGAAAGATATATCAACAGTTACGGTGGCTTTAGAGTTATCATTATCTGTGTGAACCAGAGCGTGGCCTTGAACCAATCGACATGGTTTCCACACCATTCCACTCCAtcatctttctcttcctcgCCTTTTCCGGCGGAGTCAAAATCTCCGTCGCTGATGAGCCGAAGACCGATCCTGTTCCTGCGCCATGGCCGGAGCAGTTCCACGCGTTGATGCTCATGAATAAATCTGGTTCCATTGAGATTGTTGACCTATGGTACGACTGGATCAATGGCCGTAACTTTAACATCATTCAGAAGCAGCTTGGCAAACTAACCTACGACCTTGAATGGAACAATGGGACATCTTTTTACTATACACTCGACGCTTCCAAAACTTGCCGCACCGTTCATTTCGAGGTCAGTGTCTTTTTAACTATCCACTTTAATAAGTGTGTGACTATTGGAAAGTAATGTGGATTATTAGGTTTGATGTGTGTTTCTTGCGGTTAGTATGTTGATCTTGAGGTATCAGTGTGACTATGGGACTCTATGAGTTTGTTCAAACTGTAATTCACTCTTTAAAGATTTGCAGTTTGTAGTGTTTTAGCTTTGTTGTTGAACTGAATTACCCTAAAAGAAAACTGGAGAGACTGTCTTTAAGTTTTGTGGAGAGGTGGTGGTAACTTCATTTCATTCAATGTATCCGTTTGAGttctctcttgttttttttgggCAAAATGTTAAGATGAGCGCTCTCTTGTTCTAGCCTACTCCTCCTTCTTCCTTCCTTTCTTGATTAATGAATTCCTACATTCATCTGAAATTAACAATTCACTCAAGTGAGGTGATAAGTTGCAACGAGCCACAATGGGAATGCATGCATAGTGAGGAGTGTTTAGGGTCTTTTGATACAATCGAGTATAAGCAATGatcatcactacaagaaaacatcggtattctgacggacattccgacggaaaatgaaatcctcggaattttccgaggaatttccgaggaaattccgaggaaacccaaaatttgagtttcctcggaatttcctcggaatataccgacggaattccgaggaaacatcaatccgtcggaatattccgaggaaattccgacgaactagtgatcgatcgatgcgtttttggacatatacccatcgatcgatcacattgttacgctttggtccatcatagtgatcgatcgatgcgtttttggacataaatacatcgatcgatccgtttataaaaaaaaattcgagattttgaaaccccaaacactagttcctcagaatttcctcggaatattccgaggaaattccgaggaacacttgatatccttgatcgatcgatgggataatctcatcgatcgatcacattgttacgctttggtccatcatagtgatcgatcgatgcgtttttggacataaatacatcgatcgatccgtttataaaaaaacattcgagattttgaaaccccaaacactagttcctcagaatttcctcggaatattccgaggaaattccgaggaacacttgatatccttgatcgatcgatgggataatcccatcgatcgatcacattgttacgttttggtccatcttagtgatcgatcgatgcgtttttggacataaatacatcgatcggtccgtttataaaaaaacattcgagattttgaaaccccaaacactagttcctcagaatttcctcggaatattccgaggaaattccgaggaacacttgatatccttgatcgatcgatgggataatctcatcgatcgatcacattgttacgctttggtccatcatagtgatcgatcgatgcgtttttggacataaatacatcgatcgatccgtttataaaaaaacattcgagattttgaaaccccaaacactagttcctcagaatttcctcggaatattccgaggaaattctggggaagaaaagggtttcctcggaattccctcggaatattccgaggaaattccgaggaaattccgaggaaatagggtttttaaaccgaaaataacgttttgcggtttgaataacacctatataacccttattaagtgtcttacatTCATTataaagtcaaaaatttgttcattaccctataataaacacttttccgattgtatgaacgaaatccccacaacataagagaaacacttatacactttaatgaacggtaaaaggaatacttacaattcgttttgaaatttgttatttcatggtttatgctcatctatacaaagaatcttcaatggtatgcattacaattgtataagaaatgaaatacggcaaaaaaaattgatgttttgaaaccccaaacactagttcctcggtatttcgtcggaatattccgaggaaattccgaggaacaatataaattaatagaaatacatgcacaggatattctttttcctcgaattaatgaaaatattccgaggaaattccgacggatatttaagtggccgtcggaatttcctctgaatattttcatttaaccgggcaaacaagccgccaaatatttcgcgaaaattgaaattgaaaatactgaggaaattccgacggaaaatatccgtcagacccaaggttttataaactcgaaccgcatcttcttccccatttctctcttcttccccatttctctcttcttcctctccggcgatctctctctccttccggcgttctccaccttctctcgcgacgatctctccggcgaatcctttccattcctttacaaatcatgtaaggaccttatcccactctcttaggtcctatttgttaggttttgaagtagatttgatgattttagaagttttttgatagatttttgttagggtgattgggtaggattgtgatttgttgtgtaataggtttagaattgtgatttggttgtgttgaattgatttagaattttttttataaattgtttattatttttgtatttacaaaacgtttatataaattcgattttacaaaacgtttttgtatataaattcgatttttggatttataaaagatgatttcatatttataaaaatatttatatttattaaaactaattttgtatttataaaacatttttttgatttataaacactatttttttatttttgtatttataaaaactatttttaaatatacaaaacgttctttgtatataaattcgtttttggatttataaaagatgatttcatattttaaaattaattttgtatttataaaacatttttttatttataaacactattttattattttttgtatttataaatactattttgtatttataaaaagatgatttcatatctataaaaatatttatatttattaaaactaattttgtatttataaaacattttttttatttataaacactattttattattttttgtatttataaaactattttgtatttataaaaagatgatttcatatttataaaaatattcatatttattaaaactaattttgtatttataaaacatttttttatttataaaaactattttattattttttgtattttaaatatgttttctatttcaattttaattttatatttttgaatttcaatttaaaaaaataaatttttaattttttttttgaattttggaattattccgaggaagtgtatcactcggaatattccgacgacatattcctcggaatattccgaggaatttccgacgaaaaaagtcctcggaatattccgaggaaattcatttcctcggaattccgtcggaaatttccgagggatttccgaggaaagatgaatttccgaggagttatttccgaggatttttttcgtcggtatgtcgtcggaatagcgttattccgacgacataccgacgattttttccctcagtatgccgctgttttcttgtagtgcatgtACAATCGGTTTTGTAGATCTTTATTGGTTTCAGAAACATAACTGTTCTAGTAAGTTGCTGAGACTAGTCTTGGAATTTTTGTTTAATCCCATCAAGGTTGGAATCTTGAGGCCAAACTGGCTGGATGGAGCAAACTATTTGGGTCAACGAAATGTGAGTGGGTTTCTCTGCAACGTATGGGAGAAGGTTGACTTCTTATGGTATTATGAAGATGTTGTCACCAAGAGACCTGTTCAATGGATCTTCTATACAGGTTAAGGAGTGATGGataatatactataataatactatattgAAAGGACCCatgtcttccttttttttttttgtcaaaggaCCTATGTCTTACTTAACGTGGTCTCTCAGTCATATTAACTCAAACTATTGAAAGACAATTGCAGGTAGAGAAGCTCATGTGATGACATTTGAGGTCGGAGCTGTCCTAGAGGACGAAAAATGGCAGGCTCCAGTCTATTGTTTCCacaatgaaaacaaaagcagTGAGTAATTGAAGAATTTGAAACTGCGTTTTCATTATATGTAGAGTTTTCGAAATCTTTCAAGAAATCAAACGTTTCATTAAGTAGTCATTTTCATCTTTTATCATGCAGTAGATACAGAGTTGTTTTCGTGgagcataaataaaagtagaTGTCTTCTTAATACACAGGCCTTTACTGGGCCTCACTTTTTTATGTGGATAAGTTATAAGAAGCAAGTACTTTCACATTTGGTCCCTAAACGTATCTTTACTTGTTAAAAGTTGTGGTTAGTAGAATAAAGACAAATTAAATATAGCAATTAAGAAGGGGACCAAAGTAATACTCCGACCACATTCAAAAGCGAATTTATGTGATGTCATGCATTAGCTTGGATAATTTTAATCGTTGTCCCCAGACTCCCCACCTCAATTCCTTGATCCTAAAGAGGATAAAGTCGAGAGACCAAGTGAGCAATGTCACATGTTAATTGGTTTCTATAGATATTAAGACAGaccaaaaatagttttttaggTTGTTTTCTTTTTGGACATTTTTATCTTCTTACTAAGAATTAGAAGTCCATTTCTTACGagtttatttaaaatcttaatACATCCATTATAACTCAACATCTTAATCTTCTTGCTGTCTTGCTATTATAATTTCTTTTGAATATAACCTTCTCTTTCAGATATGAGATATATGGCAAAATATTGTATAAAAAATTCAGCGCACGTTGAATAAAGGCAGGACATTTTCAGATATTGGCAGctcgtttttgttttttcttcttaggaaatccatttttatatagtatGATATTGATAGAAGAAGTAAATGTCTATTCTGAATAACTTTTTAACACGTAAACCAGCCTTTGTTTTGGGATTTTAAACAACaccaaaataactttttttttgagcaaccaACAACAAAAGAACATAAAACCCCACTTTTATACCTTTTAAAAAAGACTAAAACCTATGGGAACATAGTAACATGCTTCTTGACAGCTTTACTTCTTTTGTGTTCTTTACAACAACAGAAGACCACATGCTTCACCTAAACTTGTAGGCTTTAGCTGTTGTTTCCAAATCAATTTTCCAACCCAATCTATTCTAACCTTTCACAATCATTTATATCATACTATctttaaaccaaaacaaaagatgCGTGAGTCGAGCTTATCAACAGAAGAACCTCCCTaatattatccaaaa includes:
- the LOC106356234 gene encoding uncharacterized protein At4g14100-like; translated protein: MVSTPFHSIIFLFLAFSGGVKISVADEPKTDPVPAPWPEQFHALMLMNKSGSIEIVDLWYDWINGRNFNIIQKQLGKLTYDLEWNNGTSFYYTLDASKTCRTVHFEVGILRPNWLDGANYLGQRNVSGFLCNVWEKVDFLWYYEDVVTKRPVQWIFYTGREAHVMTFEVGAVLEDEKWQAPVYCFHNENKSSE
- the LOC106356232 gene encoding probable glucan endo-1,3-beta-glucosidase A6 → MSSPMAYFVLFLFTLIVLSSSSCYAIGNNKTLSSLASRIGISYGRSGNNLPSPYQSINLIKTLKAGHVKLYDADQETLTLLSKTNLYVTIMVPNNQIITIGADQTAADNWVNTNVLPHYPQTRIRFVLVGNEILSYNSDQDKQTWANLVPAMRKIVNSLRARGIHNIKVGTPLAMDVLRSSYPPSSGAFREEVAAPVMLPLLKFLNGTNSFFFLDVYPYFPWSTDPVNNDLDFALFESNSTYTDPQTGLVYTNLLDQMLDSVIFAMTKLGYPNISLAISETGWPNSGDIDETGANILNAATYNRNLIKKMTANPPLGTPARPGSPIPTFLFSLFNENQKPGSGTERHWGILNPDGTQIYDIDFSGTRPVSSLGSLPKPSNNVPFKGNVWCVVVEGASEEELGQALDFACGRSNETCAALAPGRECYAPVSVTWHASYAFSSYWAQFRNQSSQCYFNGLARETTTNPGNERCKFPSVTL